Part of the Pseudomonas baltica genome is shown below.
CAACAGCGGCGTCAACGTCGACTGATAAGCGTGATACAGATCCGCCTTGCCCTGATAGATCTGCTCCTTTGGCCTGTTGTGTTCGTCGAGTTCGTTGTGCCAGGAGCCGCCTGCGCGGTCGATCATATGCAAGTCGAGGTAGTCCCAGAAGGTGCGATACCAGCCCTCATATTCCGGTTCACCGGTACGATCGAGCAACGCGGCGGCAGCAGTGATGGCTTCGGCGTGGGCCCAGTGGACTCGATGGCGCATGTGCGGCTCGTGCGCCCAGCCGATGGTGTAAACCAGCCCCGGGCCGCCGTCCACAGCCCAGCCATAAGTGGTGCCGGCCCTGAACAGCCCCATGGCAGCAGGCAGCAGCCAACTGGGAGCAGGCACCGAGTTGCGCAATAGCGCGGCTTCCAGTTTGAGCAGCAGAAGGGACCATTCCACAAAATGGCCAGGCGTCATGCCAAATGGACGCAGATCATGATCGGGCTTGTCGTGGTTGTAATCGCTGAGGATGTTCCACTGACGATCAAAGTGCTCCACCACACAAAAGTCATGCTTGGAAGCTATGGCATGAATGAACCGCTCGCAAATCCTCAATGCACGGCTGCGCCAAACTGGCATGCCGGTCGCATCCGCGATCGCCATAAAGGCCTCGACGCTGTGCATATTGGCGTTGGCGCCGCGGTAGTCCTCTTCTTGCGACCAATCCAGCGAGAAGCTGTCGCGCATCACGCCTTCGTCCTCCGACCAGAAGCGCGCTTCGATGACCTGAGTGATATCGGCAAGCAGCTGCCGAGCACCCGGACGTTCGGCGATGCTCGCCGTCGCCGCCGCCAACCCCACGAACGCGTGGGCATAGGCCATCTTGCGGCCCGAGCCATCGTCCCAGCCGCCGTGCCGAGGGTCCTTGAGCGAGCCGGCCAAGGCCTGCACACCGTGGTCTGCCAGCGGGGTCGAACCGGGCAGGCCTTGCATGGCGGCCAAGGCGTAAGCATGAGTCATGCGTGCGGTGATGATCACCTGCGCCTGAGCGTCATGTGGCAGCTCACCGTCGGTGTCCAACGCGGCGAAACCGCCAGCGACGCGGCTGTGTTTGGAGAAATCGAGCAACCGTTGGCCCTGGTTTTCGAGCCAGCGCCGGTGGCGAGTGCCGGACCGCCAGCGCTCGCCACCGTTTTGGGATACCGCGCCACCGTCAGCCATTGACGATCATCCCACCGTTCACATGCAAGGTCTGGCCGGTCACGTAGGACGCGTCTTCGCTGGCCAGATAGACATAGGCCGCGCCGAGCTCAGCGGGATGGCCCATGCGTCCCATCGGCGTATCGTCACCCATATGCGGGACCTGTTCGGCGGGCCAGCCTTGCGGTTGGATGGGCGTCCAGATCGGCCCCGGCGCGACTTCATTTACCCGTATGCCTTTGTTCGCGACCTGCAGCGCCAAGGCGCGGGTAAAGCCTGCGAGCGCCGCCTTGGTGGCGGTATAGGCGGTGACGACGGGCGCTCCCGCGAAGGCGTTGACGCTGGTGGTCTGGATGATCGAGCTGCCCTTGCCCATATGGCCGAGGGCGGCGCGGGTCAGGTAGAAGGCGCCATGCACATTGACCTCGAAGTGGCGCAGCCAGGATTCGTCGGTGGTATCGGTGAACTCCTCTTCACCACGCATGTGCGCGGCGTTGTTTACCAGTACATCGATGCCGCCAAAGGTCGCCACCACGGTCGCGATCGCTTGATCGCAGACGGCGCGATCAGCGATATCACCGGCAATGGATAACGCTCGCACCCCTTCTGCCTCGATCAGGCGCAGGGTGTCGTTGGCGTCATCCTGTTCGATGGGCAAATGCAGGATGGCGACGTCGGCGCCCTCGCGAGCAAAGTGCAGGGCGGCGGCGCGCCCGATGCCACTGTCGCCACCGGTAATCAGCGTGCGCTTGCCTTTGAGCTTGCCCGATCCCCGGTAGTCGGGGCGGATGTGCACAGCGGCTGGCTGCAGGGCCTTTTCGGAACCGGGGGCACGATCCTGGCTCTGTGCAGGGATGGTCTGGCTATCGGGTGAATACGTCATAGGGCGTCTCCTTGATCAAGTGAATCGCTTCAGCAAGCGCGTATCAAAGTGACTGGACCTGCCGCCTGCCGTTCCATGAAAATTCTTTAATCCGTTAAAACTTCTCACCATACCGCCCCTCAGAAAAGAACGTTCAACGTTATCCGGGAGGCAACATGCAGTATCGACAACTTGGTCATTCAGGGCTGATGGTTTCGCAGATAATCCTCGGCACCGTCCCGTTTGGTGGACGCGCGGAGTTCGCAAAATGTGGCGCCGTCGATGTGAGCACCGCCAAGCGGATGTTCGATATCGCCTTCGACGCCGGCGTCAACATGGTCGACACCGCCGACCTGTATTCCCATGGGCTGGCCGAGGAAGTGGTCGGTCAGGCGCTGGGTGAAAAACGCCAAGATGTGCTACTGGCGTCCAAAGGCCGCAGCCCGGTGGACGACAACCCTAACAACTCCGGCTCGTCGCGCTATCACTTGATCCGCGCCTGCGAGGCGAGCCTCAAGCGTTTGCGCACCGATCACCTGGACCTGTACCAACTGCACAACTGGGACGGCGTCACCCCCATTGAAGAAACCCTCGAGGCGCTCACCCATCTGGTCAACTCGGGCAAGATTCGTTATTTCGGAACCAGCAACTTCACGGCTTGGCAAATGATGAAAACCCTCGGCAAGGCCGAGCTCAACGGCCTGCTCAAACCCATCACTCAGCAGATCTACTACACCCCTGAATCGCGCGAGGCCGAATACGAGCTACTGCCCTTGGCGCTGGATCAATCCGTGGGGACACTGGTGTGGGGGCCAATGGGCGAAGGACTGCTGACCGGATCGACGCGCCGCGGCCACAAGCCACCCGCCAACACCCGCCAGGGCAGCGACTGGCCCGAGCCCTACGTGCATGATCAGGAGCGCGCGCTCGACATCATCGAAACGCTGGCAAGTGTTGGCGAGGAGCACGGTGTTTCGGTCGCGCGGGTATGCCTCGCCTGGCTGAAGGATCGACCCGGCATCACCTCGCTCATCGTCGGCGCAAGGACCGAAGAGCACCTGCGCGACAATCTGGCGGCGGTCGATCTGCAGCTGACTGAAGCGCAGACCAGCCGCATCGAATCCGTGACACGTCGCCAGCCGCTTTATCCGTATTGGCACCGCTTCACTGCCGGGATAGATCGCTTTGATAAAGCCGAGCAGCCCTTCCTGGCAGAGCATCGCAAGACCATCGAGGCGCGCACCGACAAATAGGACACGTTGCGCAGCGGCAGGCGACGGGATAGCCGCGCCCTGCCGCGAATTTACAACGCATCACGCGCTATGCCGTTCGACACCCGCAGGATGTCGGCCATCACCGCCAGGGCGATCTCTGCCGGCGTCTTGCTGCCCAGCCGCAAGCCGATGGGCGCATGAATACGTTGCAAGGTCGCCTCATCGAGCCCGCCAATACGCGCCAGGCGTTCGAAGCGCTTGCTGCTGGTGCGTTGCGAGCCCATCGCGCCGATGTAGAACGCCGGCGTGCGCACCGCCTCGAGCAGCGTGAGGTCGTCGAGGCGCGGATCGTGGGTCAGGGCCACGACCGCGGTGGATGCGTGGCAACCACCGTTGGCGATGTATACCGCCGGCAACACCTCCAGCACCTCGACGCCCGGCAACGAGAACGCGCTGGTGACCTCCTTGCGGGGGTCGCAGACGATCACTTCGTAACCCAGCGACAGCGCGAAGCTGGCACAGAATTGGGCGACCGGCGACAGCCCGGCGAGCAATAGCCGCTGTACCGCGCCAATGCGTATCGCGACCTGCTCGGTATCCACTTCGACCTTGGCCGCCGCCATGCTCCCAGGCGTGATGCTGCGCTGTTCGGTACCCAGCAACACCCGACGGACGATCAATGACGAGCCGGCAAACGCACTTTCGATGGCGTGCAGATGGGCTTCTGATTCGGCGCTCGGCGCCAGATACTCGACGAGCACATCCAGCACGCCACCGCACGGCAATGCCCGCGTGGGTGCCAAGCCACCCTCCCCGTAGCGCACCACCTGGCTGACGGGCGGGAAGAACCCCTCACCCACGCGCTCGAGAAAATCATCTTCGACACAGCCGCCCGACAACGAGCCGCAATGCTCGCCGCTGCCCAGGCACACCAACATCGCACCCGGCCCGCGCGGCGCCGAGCCGAAGGTGGTGATGACGGTGCAGAGCCAGATCGGACGCCCCTCGGCTATCCATGCTCTGGCCTGCTGAATCACTTGAAGATCAAGCTGTTTCATTACCCCAAACCCTCAAGTCAACATCAGGCCCTAGCCTGACCGCACTCAGTGCAGCCCCAGCGCTCGGCTTTTGGCAACGTCTTGCGGTGTGATACGCGCACCCGACTGGCCGAAGCGGCTGAGCAAGTAGGTACTGACCGCAGCCAGCTCCTCGTTGCTGTAGCCCTTGGCGAAATCCGGCATGCGTTGATCACTGCGCACCGCATCATTGTGACCGCCCAGCAGCACCCCGATCAGGTTGGTACCCTCGGGGTCGTTGACGGTTTTGAGTCCTGAGAGTGTCGCGATCGGGCTATTGTTCCCTTGCCCGTCTGCCCGGTGACATGCCGCACAAGCATCGTTGAACACCTTCAAGCCCAGGCCATCCCCCGCCACGGGCGCCGGCTCGCGCACTTCAAGGCTGGGCCGGGGCACACCGGTGGCGCGCGCCGGGGTACTTTTGAGGTACACCGCCATCGCCAGCTGATCTTCAGGGGTGAGGTAGCGCAGGCTGTGCTCGATCACGTCGCTCATCGGCCCACCCGCCATGCCGAAGCCAGGTGCCTGGCCGGTGGCGAAGTACTTGACCAGGGTTTCCTGCGGCCAGGCGCCGATGCCGTACTGGGCATCGGAGCTGATGTTGTAGGCGCGCCAGTTGCCCAGCAGGGTACCGGCCAGCGACTCGCTCTGTTTGACCGCCTGGGCGAAGTTGCGCGGCGAGTGACACTCGCCACAGTGCCCCGGCCCTTCGACCAGGTAGGCACCACGGTTCCACTGGGCGGACTGCTGTGGGTCGGCGACGAAGGGTTTGTTGTCGAGGAACACGGTGTTCCAGAACCACATGCCCCAGCGCTGATTGAAGGGGAACGAAATATCGTTTTCCTTCGGCGCCTGTTTGACCGGCGTCAGGCTGAACAGATAGCCCTTGATGGCCAGAATCTCGTCGCGCGGCATCTTGCTGTAGGAGGTGTACGGGAAAGCCGGGTAGTAGTGCTTGCCGTCCTTGCCCACGCCCCGCTGCACGGCGCTGACGAAATCATCGTCGCTCCACTTGCCGATACCGGTGTCCGGGTCGGCGGTGATGTTGGGCGAGTACAGCGTGCCGAACGGCAGCTTGAACGCCAGGCCACCGGCGAAGGGCTTGCCGCCTGCCGTGGTGTGGCAGGCGACGCAATCGGCGGCGCGGGTCAGGTACTCGCCGTTGCTCATGGGGGTGCTGTCATCGGCCTGGGCGGCGTGCCACAGGCTGGCGCCGAATAGTGCCAGGGCGATCTGGTAGGCCTTCATGCCATCGCTCCTTGTACGGTGAAGTAGCCGGAACGGCTCAAGGGCAAGCGTCGCACCCGCGCGTGCGAGGCGGCGTGCAGGGCGTTGACCAGCGCGGCCGCGATCGGTACCGCGCCGGTTTCGCCGACGCCACCGGGGGTTTCGAGGCTGTTGATCACATGTACCTCCACTGGCGGCGCATCACTCATGCGGATCTGCCGGTATTGATGGAAGTTGTTTTGCATGACCTGGCCTTTTTCGATGAGCACTTCGTTGAACAGCGCCGCCGACAGGCCGAACAAGGTGCCGCCTTCGATCTGCGAGTGCACCGAGGTCGGGTTGGTGACGAAACCGCAGTCGATCACCGATACCAGTCGATTGATGCGCAGGCCACGCTCGCCGTGCATTTGCAGCTCGACCACGGTAGCGATGTAACTGCCGAACACGTTGGCCACCGAGACGCCACGGCCGGTACCGACGAGCAACGGTTGGTCCCAGCCGACTTTCTCGGCCGCCAGTTTGAGCACCGCCTGGGCGCGCGGCTGGGCCTGCAGCAAATCCATACGGTAAGCGACGGGATCGGCATTGGCGTTGTGCGCCAGTTCGTCGATAAAGCTTTCCAGCGCATAGGTCGCCCGCAACGGGCCAACGCCGCGCCACCAGGAAACCGGGATGACCTTGGGCTCTTCGCGTACGTAGCGCACTTGCAAGTGCTTGAGGGCGTAAATCGGCTCGATGGACGTTTCTACCGCATCGGCATCGATGCCGTTGTCCGGCAGTTTGCCGATGAATTGCGCGATCACCGAGGCACCGGCGATCCGATGATCCCAGCCGACCGGTCGCAGAGTGTCGTCGAGCGCGGCATTGAGGCGGTCGACGTAGTGCGGCCGGTAGCGGTCGTGGGTCATGTCCTCTTCACGGCTCCAGATCAGCTTGATCGGGTAGTCCACCTGGCGGGCGATATCGACGGCCTGGAAGATGAAGTCCGACTCCAGCCGCCGACCGAAAGCGCCACCGATGAGCTGGTTGTGAATGATCACCTGCTCGGCCTTTAGGCCGCTGATCTTGGCGGCTCCGGCCTGGGCGAACATCGGCGCCTGGGTGCCGACCCACAGCTCGCAGGCATCGCTGCGCACATGGGCGACGCAGGTCATCGGTTCGAGCGGCGAATGGGACAGGAACGGCTGCTCGTAGACCGCTTCGAATTGGCTCTTGGCGTTGCCCAGCGCCGCAGCGATGTCGCCTTCGTGCTTGGCCACCACGCCGTCGCCGGAGCTGGCCGCCAGCAGTGCTTTGTCCAATTGCAGCGAGTCGCCGGTGGCGTGTTCGCCCAGGTCCCACTCGATGCGCAGGGCCTTGAGGCCCTGCTGGCAGGCCCAGAAGTTGCTGGCCGTGACCGCCACGGCATTGGCCAGTTTGATGACATCGCGCACGCCCGGCACTTGCCGCGCCGCGCCTTCGTCGACGCTGCGCAAGGTGCCGCCGTAGACCGGGCAGGTCAGCGACGAGGCAACCAGCATGCCGGGGATCTGCAGATCGATGGTAAAGCGCGCCTTGCCGTTAACCTTGTCCGGGGTATCGAGGCGCGGTGTCGGCTTGCCGAGCAGCTTGAAATCTTCGATGCGTTTGAGTGCCACTTCGGTTGGCAGCGGCAGCGCAGCGGCCGCGTCGACCAGCGAACCATAGTCGGCGGTCTGCCCGGCAGGGCCGAAGACCACGCCACGTTCGGCATGGCACTGGCTGGGCGCGACGTTCCAGCGAATCGCGGCGGCCTGGATCAGCACTGTCCGCGCGCTGGCACCGGCCTTGCGCAGGGGCTCCCAGGTAAAGCGGGTCGAGGACGAACCACCCGTGGCCTGGAACTGCAGCAGCGAATCGATATACAGCGCGCTGGGCGGTGCTTCCTCGATGCTGACCTGATCCATACCGACTTCCAGCTCTTCGGCGACCATCATCGCGATGCCCGTCTGCACACCTTGACCCATCTCGATCTTGGGTGAAATCACGGTGACGTGGCCATCGTGGCCGACCCGCACAAAGGCGCCAAAACCGCCCCCGGCATCCGCCGCACCACGGCCGGCGGCCACCGCATCGGCGGCCGCGCTGCGGGGCACCAGCGGCGGCAACCAGGCAGAGATCAGCAGGCCGGCGAAAGCGCTCGTGCCACCTTTGAGCACGCCACGACGGGACACACCGTCAGGCGTCTTGTTGACTGTCGACATGGGTAATCCTCAGGCTTTGCTGACGCTTTTGATCGCCGCGCGGATGCGCGTGTAGGTGGCGCATCGGCACATGTTGCCGGACATGCCGTTGACGATCTGCTGATCGTCCGCGTCGGGATGAGTCTGCAGCAAGGCCACCGCAGCCATGATCTGACCCGACTGGCAGTAGCCACATTGCACCACTTCGTGCGCCAGCCAGGCGCTCTGCACGGCCTGGCCGACCGGCGTCTGGTCGATGGCTTCGATGGTGGTGATCTGGTGCCCGACCGCGTTGCTGACCGGCAGCACGCACGAGCGCACCGCCTTGCCATCCAGATGCACCGTGCAGACACCGCACTGCGCGATACCGCAGCCATATTTGGTACCGGTCAAACCCAGCACGTCGCGCAGTACCCAGAGCAGCGGCATGTCCTCGGGGACATCCACGACCTGGTCCTGGCCGTTGATCGATAGTGTCTGCATGTCAGCCTCAAGCATAAATCACGGGGGCTCGTGGGTGGCCGGGAACAGCGCCGCCAGCACGAACAACGGCCAGCCCGTACATGCGGGCTGGCCTTGGAATATTTTGTAATACTTGGGAATAGTGTAACGCTTGCAGACGATATACAACCCGCCAATGCAAGATCGGGGCAATTTGCCGCGCACGGCTGTGCGCGGCGGCAACGAGCGCGGCAGGAAACGGACGCCGGCCGGTTAAATAAAGCTTCATCGTCGCCGGCTGAATATCTGTGCACGCCAAGCCCCGCTTTGACCTGGTTTTGACTTGGTCCCCAGCACACTCGCCACACGGCCCCACGTTAGAGGGCCAGCGTCGTAGTCATCGGGGACAAGATGGAAGCACTCAATCGCTCACTGTATCTAATGTTCAATGCCGGGGATCACCCCTCCTTCGCCGTCCTCTGCCTGGCGAAAGTGCTGGCGCAGCAGGCAATCATCCTGTTACCCCTGCTACTGGTCTTGCTTTGGTTGCGGGGTGCGCGCACAGCCGCTGTGACCGCAGTGCTGTGCGTACTGCTGGCCTTGCTGGGCAATCTGCTCATCGGGCTGTCGTTCATGCATCCGCGGCCATTCATGGTCCCGCTGGGGCATAGCTGGATATCCCACAAGGCTGAAACCTCGTTCCCCAGCGACCACGCGACGATCTTCTTTGCCTTCGGCCTGGCACTGTGTGCTGCCGGCCGGCGTCGGCTGGGGGCGGTGGTCGCGGCACTGGGCGTAGCTGTGGGCTGGTCGCGGGTGTATCTGGGCGTGCACTTTCCGTTCGATATCATCGGTGGGTTGCTGGTCGCCATCGCCAGCACCTGGGCCATGGTCACCTTACTGGCCTGGAGGAATCTGGGCACACGCCTGGTCGACAGACTCGAACAGGCGCATCGAGCCCTTTTGAACATGCCCCTGGGCAGGCAACGAAAGTGAACGACTGTTCGCGGGCAGAGCCCGTTCCCAAGAGCGCAAGGCTGTGCAATGCAGCCTCGCCAGCACTTGGCTGCAACGATGGCGGCGAATTAGACTCTCAGGTGGTATGGCAGCAAATCGCTGCCGAGGAGAATCTGCATGCCAGGACGCAACCCTGCCGAGCCACCTGAAAGGCTCCCCCCGGACCCCCAAGACGCCGATGCGCCTGCGGGCAGCTCCACGGCGATCATTCGGCCGACCGTGTGGTTTATCGCGCTGGTCATCTGCATGTTCGTCGGCATTGAAGGCTGGCGCGCCTGGCGGGACTACCAACAGGCCTTCGCCTCGGCCAACGATTCGGTGACCAACCTGGTACGGGCCACCGCCCAGCATGCTGAGGACGCCATCCGCCAGGTCGATGCCCTTACCGATGCACTGGGTGAGCGTATCGAGGGTGACGGCCTGGCGAATCTGGATGTCGTGCGTATCCACGGGCTGCTGGTTCAGCAAGCCAGGATCATGCCTCAGCTCGACGGCCTGTTCGTGTACGGCCCGAATGGCCAATGGATAGTGACCGACAAAACGGCCACCCCCCCCGGCGTCAACAACGCCGACCGAGACTATTTCATCTATCACCGTACTCACACCGATAGACGCGTGCGCATCGGCGAGGTCATCACCAGCCGCTCCACGGGCGAGCTGATCATCCCTGTCTCGCGGCGCCTGGACAATCCCGACGGCTCGTTTGCAGGGGTACTGCTGGGCACCCTCAAGGTCCGTTATTTCGTCGACTACTACGGCGACTTCAAGATCGATGACAAAGGCACGCTGGTGCTTGCCTTGCGCAGCGGCCGAATATTGGTCAGGCGCCCGTTCGTCAATGGCGTCACCGAGAAAAGCCTGGCCGAGGGCGACGTCTTCAAGCGCTACCTGCCGACCTCCGACACCGGGACGGTGGAAACCAAGGCCATTGTCGATGGTACCGAGCGGCTTTACGGCTACAGGGCCCTGTCCAGTTATCCCCTTGTGGCCGAAGCGGGCCTGTCGCGCGACTCCATCATCGGGCCGTGGCGCCAGGATGTGATCAAGACCAGCATGTATTCACTGGTGTTGATCGCCGGGCTGCTGGTGTTTGGGCTGATTCTGATCAAACAGCTGCGCAAGCGCATCAGCGCGGAAGACGACCTGCGCCGCGCCCACCTGGCGATGCGGGAAATGGCCCTGACGGACAGCCTGACCGGCCTGGGCAACCGGCGCAAACTGGACATGGTCTTGAGCCAGGAAATCAGCCGCGCCAGACGCGAAGGCGCGGCCGTCGCGCTGATCATGCTCGACGTCGATTACTTCAAGCGCTTCAACGACATGTATGGGCATGCGGCGGGTGACGATTGCTTGCGCAGCATCGCCGGCGCCATTGGGCGAACACTCAAAAGGCCCGCTGACCTGGCGGTGCGCTACGGCGGCGAGGAATTCTGCGTGCTGCTGCCTAATACCAGCAGCGAGGGCGCCAACCGGCTGGCCGAAGAAATCCTCGACGCGATCCGCGAATTGAACATCGAACACCGCGACCACCCGCTCGGTTTCGTCACAGTCAGTGCAGGCATTGGCACCTGTTTGCCGACCTCCGACGATGTCACCGCGGGTGGCCTTATCAAGGCCGCCGATGCCTTCATGTACCTGGCAAAGAACAGCGGACGAAACCGCTGGCATTCAGCGATAGGCAACAGCACGCTGGAAGTGTTCGTGCGCCCGCGCAACCGGGGCTGATCCGGCGAGGCTGTGCCCGGCACGCTTGCAGCGCGCCGGCCCAGCCTGCGGCGCCACGTTCGGCAACGTCAGGACGCAGGTCGGATCAACTGTTGCAGGTGCGAGAGGATCGAAGCCGCGTCGTAGGGTTTGCGCACCACCGGAGCGTGCTTCAAGTGACTGGGGATGCTGATGCTGTCGCCGTAGCCGGTGGCGAACAGGAACGGGATGTTGCGCCGTGCCAGTTCTTCGGCCACGGCAATCGAGGTCCCCGTGCCCAGATTGACATCCAGCACCGCGACATCGGGCCTGCGCTGAGCGAGCACCCTGGTGGTCTCGGCCTCGGAGCTGGTGGTGAGCACATCGTCGACGCCCGCACCGGCCAGAATCTGCTCGAGCCCGACCGCGATGACCAACTGGTCCTCGAGGATCATCACGCAGGCATCGGCCAGATCGCTGAAATCCTCGCCCAGTTGAGCGATCTCCACTGCCGAGCTCACGGCCTCCAGCGGTTCAGCCACCGTGAGGTGCCGAGCCGGAATCCTGAAGAACCCCTGCATGCCGTCCGGCAGGTACTCGACCGTGCTGGTCCCGCCCAGGTCGAAGGGGATGCTGCGATCGATCAGCACCGAGCCGAAGCCGCTTCGGCTCGGTGGGCGAACCGTCGGGCCGCCGCTCTCAAGCCAGGCGATGTCACAGGCGCCGCCAGCGTCGATTGTCCACTTGATCGAGAGCTTGCCGCCGGCCCGCGACAACGCGCCGTACTTCGCGGCGTTGGTGGCCAATTCGTGCAGCACCAACGCCATGACCGAATAGGCACGGGCATCGAGCACCACGTTCGGCCCGGTCAGCTCTATGGTGCTGGACGGCGCGCGATAAGGCAGCAGTTCGGCGTCCAGCAACGCCAACAGCCCGCCGCCGCCGTCGCCCCGCACGACTTGATCGTGGGCCAGCGACAGCGCCTGGATGCGCCCCTTCAGGGTGGCCACGTAGCCGTTGAGCGTTTGCCCTTCGGCGGTGGGATGGGCCACCAGCGCACCGATCAGCGCGAGGATATTCTTGACCCGATGGTTGAGCTCTTCATTGAGCATGCGCTGGCGCACGTCTGCCTTCGCACGTTCGCTGGCCAGCAGTTCGCTGTTGTGCAGCGCCACCTCGACGATCGCGGCGCGGATAGCTTCGCCGAACTGGCGGTCCTGCTCGGTCCAGGGCAATGACTGCTGGTGCACCGTCTCCTTCCAGATCGCAAAGCTCTTGCGCGGGGTCAGGCGTTCGCCCAGCGGGCCACTTTCGTAGGTCTTGTGCGGATCGCCGGCCCAGTCGAGGGTCTCGACCACCTCCTTGCGGAACAGCAGCAGGTAATCCCTGGGGTGCTGCGACATCGGAATGACCAGCATGCCCGAGACGTCGACGGCGTAGTCGGCGGCAGGGACATGGACCATCGACAGGCGATTGGACGCCCAGGTCCGGCCCTCTGCTACGCCCTCGGCGAAGCGCAGCAAATCCGGCATCGCCCCCTTGGGCGGTGTCAATTGTTCCGCGCTCCAGCGGCCATCCAGCGCCATGCCGATGCCATCGCATGGGATCAGCGCTTTGAAGTCCGCCAGCCGCGAACGCAAGAATTCTTCGATATCCGTGGCATGGCTGGCGTCGCGCAGCAAGGCGTCGAGCACCTGCCGAGCGTGGGCGGCGTACTCCAGCGCCTGCCGGGCGCGCAGGGTCTCGATGTGCAGCGAGATAAATTCGCCGAACATCTCGGCGGCCACCCTCTGGCCCATGGTCAGCGCCCGTGGTCCGTAGTGGTGGCAGGCGATCAGCCCCCACAGCACGCCGTTGACGATGATCGAGATCGACATCGAGGCGCCCACGCCCATATTGCTCAGGTACTCGCAGTGCACCGGCGAAACGCTGCGCAGGTGAGCGTAGGACAGGTCCAGTGGTTCGCCTGACAAGTCCAGTACGGGCACGATTGGCGTAGTGCCGAGCGAGATGTCCGAGATGACCCGAATAGGGTTGCGCAGATACAGCGCACGCGCCTGCTGGGGGATATCGGAGCCTGGGAAATACTGCCCCAGAAAGCTTTCGAGATCGCCGCGCTTGGACTCGGCAATCACCTTGCCGGCGCCGTCCGGCCCGAGCTGGTAGATCATCACCCGGTCGTAGCCGAGCATGGCCCGGGCGAACCGCGCCGCATCGCGAAACAGCTTGTCGGTATGGTCGATCTCGCGAACCTGGGCGATCACGGTGCGGGCGAGCTCGATCGGCTCGGCGACGCTGGCGCCGCACGGCTCGAATTCGATGACGACGGTGCCTTTGAACAGATGGGCGGCGACGTCGAACGCCTGCCCCGACGCGAGCATTAGCGCGAACGTCAATGCCGGCCGGGACGCCTCCTTGGTGCGTGCCAGTGAATTGCGCAGGATATGAGCGACCTCCTCGCCGAGCAACTCGTCCAGGCGCCGACCATTCACGTCACTCGGCAGGCCCAGCATGTCCGCTGCATTGGCCGAATGGCGCAGGATGATACTCGCCGAGGCGTCGCAAGCGAGCAGGCAACCGTGTGACTGGATACTGCCGGGGATCTGGATCGGCTCGCGATCACAGTTGGTCAGATTGACGTGCGTTTCAGAAGTCATTGGCCCTGCCGACTGACAAAAGACCGGCTGCCTGAATGACCGCCGAGGATATTGGGACCTGCAAAGGCCACATTCTATCCACTCGCGCCGCGGG
Proteins encoded:
- a CDS encoding AGE family epimerase/isomerase; protein product: MADGGAVSQNGGERWRSGTRHRRWLENQGQRLLDFSKHSRVAGGFAALDTDGELPHDAQAQVIITARMTHAYALAAMQGLPGSTPLADHGVQALAGSLKDPRHGGWDDGSGRKMAYAHAFVGLAAATASIAERPGARQLLADITQVIEARFWSEDEGVMRDSFSLDWSQEEDYRGANANMHSVEAFMAIADATGMPVWRSRALRICERFIHAIASKHDFCVVEHFDRQWNILSDYNHDKPDHDLRPFGMTPGHFVEWSLLLLKLEAALLRNSVPAPSWLLPAAMGLFRAGTTYGWAVDGGPGLVYTIGWAHEPHMRHRVHWAHAEAITAAAALLDRTGEPEYEGWYRTFWDYLDLHMIDRAGGSWHNELDEHNRPKEQIYQGKADLYHAYQSTLTPLLPLSPCIGLAIHQGALAP
- a CDS encoding SDR family oxidoreductase, whose amino-acid sequence is MTYSPDSQTIPAQSQDRAPGSEKALQPAAVHIRPDYRGSGKLKGKRTLITGGDSGIGRAAALHFAREGADVAILHLPIEQDDANDTLRLIEAEGVRALSIAGDIADRAVCDQAIATVVATFGGIDVLVNNAAHMRGEEEFTDTTDESWLRHFEVNVHGAFYLTRAALGHMGKGSSIIQTTSVNAFAGAPVVTAYTATKAALAGFTRALALQVANKGIRVNEVAPGPIWTPIQPQGWPAEQVPHMGDDTPMGRMGHPAELGAAYVYLASEDASYVTGQTLHVNGGMIVNG
- a CDS encoding aldo/keto reductase, with the translated sequence MQYRQLGHSGLMVSQIILGTVPFGGRAEFAKCGAVDVSTAKRMFDIAFDAGVNMVDTADLYSHGLAEEVVGQALGEKRQDVLLASKGRSPVDDNPNNSGSSRYHLIRACEASLKRLRTDHLDLYQLHNWDGVTPIEETLEALTHLVNSGKIRYFGTSNFTAWQMMKTLGKAELNGLLKPITQQIYYTPESREAEYELLPLALDQSVGTLVWGPMGEGLLTGSTRRGHKPPANTRQGSDWPEPYVHDQERALDIIETLASVGEEHGVSVARVCLAWLKDRPGITSLIVGARTEEHLRDNLAAVDLQLTEAQTSRIESVTRRQPLYPYWHRFTAGIDRFDKAEQPFLAEHRKTIEARTDK
- a CDS encoding XdhC family protein, whose product is MKQLDLQVIQQARAWIAEGRPIWLCTVITTFGSAPRGPGAMLVCLGSGEHCGSLSGGCVEDDFLERVGEGFFPPVSQVVRYGEGGLAPTRALPCGGVLDVLVEYLAPSAESEAHLHAIESAFAGSSLIVRRVLLGTEQRSITPGSMAAAKVEVDTEQVAIRIGAVQRLLLAGLSPVAQFCASFALSLGYEVIVCDPRKEVTSAFSLPGVEVLEVLPAVYIANGGCHASTAVVALTHDPRLDDLTLLEAVRTPAFYIGAMGSQRTSSKRFERLARIGGLDEATLQRIHAPIGLRLGSKTPAEIALAVMADILRVSNGIARDAL
- a CDS encoding c-type cytochrome; the protein is MKAYQIALALFGASLWHAAQADDSTPMSNGEYLTRAADCVACHTTAGGKPFAGGLAFKLPFGTLYSPNITADPDTGIGKWSDDDFVSAVQRGVGKDGKHYYPAFPYTSYSKMPRDEILAIKGYLFSLTPVKQAPKENDISFPFNQRWGMWFWNTVFLDNKPFVADPQQSAQWNRGAYLVEGPGHCGECHSPRNFAQAVKQSESLAGTLLGNWRAYNISSDAQYGIGAWPQETLVKYFATGQAPGFGMAGGPMSDVIEHSLRYLTPEDQLAMAVYLKSTPARATGVPRPSLEVREPAPVAGDGLGLKVFNDACAACHRADGQGNNSPIATLSGLKTVNDPEGTNLIGVLLGGHNDAVRSDQRMPDFAKGYSNEELAAVSTYLLSRFGQSGARITPQDVAKSRALGLH